CTTACCCTTCTTTTTGCTGTTTTTACCCTGACCATGGTTGGTCATAAGCTGAATATTTCTTATCCTATATTTCTGGTGCTGGCTGGTCTGGGCATCAGTTTTATCCCGGGTATTCCTCATATTGAAATAGAACCTGATCTGATTTTTCTTTTGTTCTTGCCTCCTTTATTATATGAAGCAGCCTGGTATACTTCATGGAATGATTTCTGGAAATGGAGAAGAGCCATCGGGATGCTGGCTTTTGGACTGGTATTTCTGACTTCGATTATCATTGCTTTTGTTTCCAGTGCAATGATCCCGGGTTTTACACTGGCAATGGGCTTTTTACTGGGTGGGATTATTTCTCCTCCCGACGCTGTGGCGGCCAATTCAGTGCTGAAAAATATCAAGATTCCTAAACGTCTTACCGCAACGCTGGAAGGTGAAAGTCTGATCAATGATGCATCCAGTTTAATTGTCTTCAGATTTGCTTTAGCTGCTGTGATGTCCGGTTTCTTTTCTATGGGACAGGCAACAGGCCAGTTCTTTCTGGTAGCGGGAATGGGCATAGTGGTTGGTCTTGCCATTGCGCACGTAATGTATGTTGTTCATAGGTTTTTACCTACCACACCCAGTATAGATGCTGCACTGACTTTAATGACTCCTTATATCATGTATATTGCTGCAGAGCAGTTCCATTTTTCGGGGGTAATGGCAGTGGTCAGCGGAGGTTTGTTTCTCTCTTACCGTTCTCATGAACTGTTCACCTCCGGAAACTCGCGTTTGCAGGCCATTAATGTCTGGGCTACCGTTATTTTCATTTTAAACGGCCTGGTTTTTATATTAATCGGCCTGGAACTACCGGTTATTATGGCCGACATGGGAGGTTATTCTATTGGAGAGGCTATTAAATATGGTCTGGTTATCAGTCTGGTATCTATCGTGATCAGAATTATATATGTGCAGTCTCTGGCTTATGTGCCCAAATGGGTAGGAAGTACAAAAAGGATGGATCGTAATAATCCAACCTGGAAAGCACCTTTAATTGTAGGCTGGGCAGGAATGAGAGGAGTGGTTTCGCTGGCATCAGCACTTTCTATTCCGGTTTTAATGACCAATGGACAGGCTTTTCCTCATAGAAGTTTAATTCTGTTTATCACTTTTGTTGTAATCCTGGTTACGCTGGTCTTTCAGGGACTTACCTTGCCATTGCTAATCAGATGGATTAATATTAAAGATACAGGTGATTTCCTTCCTGACGAAGAACAGGAAGCAGGTATCAACCTGAGGCTAATGAATATTGCCATCAGGGAGCTGGACGAAAAATATCAGCATGATTTGAGAGATAATGCCCTGGTAAGCTGTCTGAGAGATCAGCTGAGCAATGATGTTGCTATCATGGAACAGCGCCTGGAATCTCTGGAATGTGATGATTTGAAAAGAGAAGAGGTGGAACGTTATCATCATATCCTGCTGCATATTTATAATATACAGCGCCGTGAACTGCATGTTTTACGTAAGGAGAATTTTTACAGTGATGAGGAAATAAGAAAACAGGAAAGCCAGCTTGATCTGGATGAAGCTAAAATTACCAAAACAGGCCATTAACGAACACCTGATGTTCATTTCTGAACAGTAAATAATTAGAAATGCGCTTATTTATGGCTTAGTACGGTTTTTAAGGGATGGCATCAGGATCGCTATAACGAATCAGAAAATTAAAGCGCTTATGTTTCAGCATCACTTATTACTGATTTACAGAAATTTTAAAAAATACAAGAGTTCTTTTTTTATCAATCTTGTTGGGCTTACTGCTGGTCTGACCTGTGCACTGCTCATTTATTTATGGGTAAACGATGAGCTCAGTATGGATAAGTTTCAGGCTAAAGGAAATCAGCTGTATCAGGTGATGGAGAATGAAACAACGGATGCCGGAGTTAAAACCACAGATAATACTGCAGGACTACTGGGGGAGACTCTTTTAAAGGAAATGCCTGAAGTAGAAGATGCAGTTATGGTCTCACCTGCTTATTGGATTGCTTTCAGCAAACTTTCTGTGAAAAATAATACAGGTATTAAAGGAGGGGGACTTTTTGCCGGAAAAAATTTCTTTAAGATATTCTCCTATCCGCTGATTTCGGGTAATATCAGCCAGGTACTTAATAGTAAAAATTCCATTGCCATTTCAGAACGCATGGCGATGAAATTATTTCACAGTACAGATGTGCTTGGAAAAGAAATTAAATGGGAAAATTCAGATATGAAGAATGAAAATCATGCGCTGATTTCAGGTGTATTCAAAGATATACCTGCCAGTTCTTCAACCCGGTTTGATTTCGTAGTTTCTATGGATTTACTAATGGTACCTGAGTCTGGTTTGCGGGCCTGGACCAATCATGGTCCCAATACTTTTATAGTCTTAAAAAAAGATGCCGTTCCTGAGACTTTCAGTGCTAAGATTAAGCATTTCATGAAATCAAAGGGAGTAGACCGGAGGGATTTATTTATCAGATCTTATTCTGACAGTTATTTATATGATAAATATGAGAATGGTCAACAGGTAGGAGGCAGAATTGAATATGTAAAACTATTTTCACTGATTGCTGTATTCATTTTGATTATTGCCTGCGTTAATTTCATGAATCTGGCCACTGCCAGGGCTTCGGTAAGGATGAAAGAAGTGGGGATTAAGAAAGTTATGGGAGCGAGCCGCCGGTCACTGATTATGCAGTATATGGGGGAATCTCTTTTCCTGACCTTTCTGTCTTTATTTATCTCGCTGCTTTTTGTAGAGTTACTGCTTCCTCAGTTTAACGAAATTACCGGGAAAAATTTGTCTTTACATTTTGAGCTGAAACTGGTTTTAGCTTTAACAGGAATCACAATTTTTACGGGTATAATTTCTGGCAGTTATCCGGCTTTATATTTGTCAGGATTTAATCCTGCAGCTGCATTAAAAGGAAAATTAAGTCACACTGCAGGCGCATTATGGACCCGTCAGGGACTGGTGATCTTTCAATTCACACTTTCAGTTATCCTGATTGTATCGGTACTGGTTGTCTATAAGCAGATTGAATTTGTACAGCATGCTCAGGTTGGTTATCAAAAAGACAATGTTTTATATATTGAGGCAGAAGGAAAACTGAAAAATAACGCAGGAAGTTTTATTACAGAAGTAAGGAATATTCCAGGTGTGATTAATGCTTCGAGTATGGATAAGCGGTTTATTGGGGATGTGAAAGGTACAATCGGTGATTTCAACTGGGAGGGAAGGGACCCAAAACAGGTGATTTATTTTCAGTTTGCCGGTATTAACAGTGGCCTGATCGAAACTATGGGGATGGAAATGACACAGGGCCGTTCATTTTCCGGCAAGTTTGGAGCAGATAGTACAAAAGTCATCATGAATGAGGCAGGAATAAAGATTATGGGACTAAAAAATCCTGTAGGAAAGATCTTTACTTTATGGGGCAAAGAACTCCAGATTGTAGGCGTAATGAAGGATGTACATTTCGAATCTCTGCATGAAGTGGTAAAACCAATGTTTTTCACGTACAATGCTAAGAATACAAACCGGATCATGATTAAGATTAAAGCCGGGCAGGAAAAAGAAGTGATTGCTGCGGTTGGGCAGCTGTATAAGGATTTCAATTCGGGAGCTCACCTGGAATACAAGTTCCTGGATCAGGATTTCCAGGAGCAGTATGTAGCAGAGAACCGGGTTTCGTTATTGTCAAGATACTTTGCATTGCTGGCTGTTGTAATATCCTGTCTGGGTTTATTCGGACTTGCTTCTTTTACCGCACAGCGGAAACTCAAAGAAATTGGTGTCAGGAAAGTATTGGGCGCAAGTGAATGGGGGATAATTTACAGCTTATCCAGAGACTTTATCAAACCGGTGCTATTGGCTATTCTGATTGCTCTGCCATTGAGTTACGTGGTGACCAGACATTGGTTAGATACTTTTGCTTACCGCATAGATTTGCAGCTGTGGTATTTTGCTGGAGCTGGATTTCTGGCGCTGCTTGTTTCCT
This portion of the Pedobacter lusitanus genome encodes:
- a CDS encoding Na+/H+ antiporter, giving the protein MFHEQLLIVLTLLFAVFTLTMVGHKLNISYPIFLVLAGLGISFIPGIPHIEIEPDLIFLLFLPPLLYEAAWYTSWNDFWKWRRAIGMLAFGLVFLTSIIIAFVSSAMIPGFTLAMGFLLGGIISPPDAVAANSVLKNIKIPKRLTATLEGESLINDASSLIVFRFALAAVMSGFFSMGQATGQFFLVAGMGIVVGLAIAHVMYVVHRFLPTTPSIDAALTLMTPYIMYIAAEQFHFSGVMAVVSGGLFLSYRSHELFTSGNSRLQAINVWATVIFILNGLVFILIGLELPVIMADMGGYSIGEAIKYGLVISLVSIVIRIIYVQSLAYVPKWVGSTKRMDRNNPTWKAPLIVGWAGMRGVVSLASALSIPVLMTNGQAFPHRSLILFITFVVILVTLVFQGLTLPLLIRWINIKDTGDFLPDEEQEAGINLRLMNIAIRELDEKYQHDLRDNALVSCLRDQLSNDVAIMEQRLESLECDDLKREEVERYHHILLHIYNIQRRELHVLRKENFYSDEEIRKQESQLDLDEAKITKTGH
- a CDS encoding ABC transporter permease, yielding MFQHHLLLIYRNFKKYKSSFFINLVGLTAGLTCALLIYLWVNDELSMDKFQAKGNQLYQVMENETTDAGVKTTDNTAGLLGETLLKEMPEVEDAVMVSPAYWIAFSKLSVKNNTGIKGGGLFAGKNFFKIFSYPLISGNISQVLNSKNSIAISERMAMKLFHSTDVLGKEIKWENSDMKNENHALISGVFKDIPASSSTRFDFVVSMDLLMVPESGLRAWTNHGPNTFIVLKKDAVPETFSAKIKHFMKSKGVDRRDLFIRSYSDSYLYDKYENGQQVGGRIEYVKLFSLIAVFILIIACVNFMNLATARASVRMKEVGIKKVMGASRRSLIMQYMGESLFLTFLSLFISLLFVELLLPQFNEITGKNLSLHFELKLVLALTGITIFTGIISGSYPALYLSGFNPAAALKGKLSHTAGALWTRQGLVIFQFTLSVILIVSVLVVYKQIEFVQHAQVGYQKDNVLYIEAEGKLKNNAGSFITEVRNIPGVINASSMDKRFIGDVKGTIGDFNWEGRDPKQVIYFQFAGINSGLIETMGMEMTQGRSFSGKFGADSTKVIMNEAGIKIMGLKNPVGKIFTLWGKELQIVGVMKDVHFESLHEVVKPMFFTYNAKNTNRIMIKIKAGQEKEVIAAVGQLYKDFNSGAHLEYKFLDQDFQEQYVAENRVSLLSRYFALLAVVISCLGLFGLASFTAQRKLKEIGVRKVLGASEWGIIYSLSRDFIKPVLLAILIALPLSYVVTRHWLDTFAYRIDLQLWYFAGAGFLALLVSWLTVSVQAIKAGMKNPVACLRDE